The Montipora capricornis isolate CH-2021 chromosome 1, ASM3666992v2, whole genome shotgun sequence genome contains a region encoding:
- the LOC138040779 gene encoding ankyrin repeat domain-containing protein 54-like yields MAEEDDHENTASFKVNWTSANFSNVPINNVLSSVAHSYSTQEYGGQFARKVLPSRIKLRSQTSAKFSPLGHEKIAEKKLREAVQQSKVDTLFKLINHGVSVCAPDSKRRTALHFAAAQGNERTLQILLENGANPNAKDLNGNTPLHLAACTNQLRIVTLLLQAGASADAADFSGKTPLDLACSRLRVLHGDQSIRGQPSIYCEEVKQVIELIKAYMLRLGDKQAEETLETMNNMLQNSQAVTTEKVDEVHDLLASFTAMSLSKPSSKGYA; encoded by the exons ATGGCTGAGGAGGATGACCACGAAAACACAGCTTCCTTCAAAGTCAATTGGACCTCTGCAAATTTCTCAAATGTACCTATAAACAATGTTCTCTCATCAGTAGCTCACAGTTATTCCACCCAAGAATATGGTGGGCAATTTGCACGGAAAGTTCTTCCATCCCGCATAAAACTGCGAAGCCAGACTTCAGCTAAGTTTTCACCATTAGGACATGAAAAAATAGCTGAAAAGAAACTGAGAGAGGCGGTACAGCAGTCTAAAGTTGATACTCTATTTAAGCTTATTAATCATGGAGTCAGCGTTTGTGCCCCTGATTCAAAGAGAAGAACTGCACTTCATTTTGCTGCGGCGCAAGGAAATGAACGGACACTGCAAATTCTTCTCGAAAATGGAGCCAACCCAAATGCCAAAGATTTAAATGGAAATACACCGCTTCATCTCGCTGCATGCACAAATCAACTGAGAATCGTGACACTGCTTCTACAGGCTGGTGCCAGTGCTGATGCAGCGGACTTCAGTGGGAAAACACCCCTTGACCTTGCTTGCTCAAGGCTGAGGGTTCTTCATGGTGATCAGAGTATTCGAGGACAGCCATCAATTTATTGTGAGGAAGTAAAACAAGTTATCGAACTAATCAAGGCATATATGCTGAGGCTTGGTGACAAACAGGCTGAGGAAACATTGGAGACCATGAATAACATGCTTCAAAACTCTCAAGCTGTGACTACTGAAAAG GTGGATGAAGTCCATGATTTACTGGCAAGTTTTACTGCGATGAGTTTATCTAAACCTTCCAGCAAAGGCTATGCCTAG